From Oncorhynchus tshawytscha isolate Ot180627B linkage group LG11, Otsh_v2.0, whole genome shotgun sequence, the proteins below share one genomic window:
- the nipal3 gene encoding NIPA-like protein 3 isoform X1 has product MAGVEYTAVGGDSYTENLIGTLLAIFGNLLVSISVSIQKYSHVTLAGTKDPRAFYRTKTWWCGLVLTVLGEAANFVSYAFAPLSLIAPLNAVSVIASSILGFIFLREKWKPKEFLKRYVLSFLGCILTVAGTYLFATFGPNYHQKLTAENIVKQVVGWPFLLYVFLEIIAFCLLLYFYKQRNANHLVVILLLVALLGSVTVITVKAVAGMLVLSVQGTMQLNYPIFYVMFVCMVTTVVFQATFLSQATHLYDSSMIACVNYILSTSFAIVAGAIFYLEFNHEDILHICMFLLGCFSCFLGVFLITKNRKRLKAFEPYVTMDMSQGNEGIPTIHDKGWRAVQPDYNGSFSYGALVNNDSVAPATLPELDHDQLAVTPSPTAAPYSSADLKND; this is encoded by the exons ATGGCAGGAGTAGAATATACTGCAGTCGGCGGCGATTCCTATACG GAAAACCTAATTGGAACCTTGCTGGCCATTTTTGGTAATTTGCTTGTCAGCATCTCTGTAAGCATTCAG AAATACAGCCATGTAACATTAGCAGGGACCAAGGACCCCCGTGCCTTCTACCGAACCAAAACATGGTGGTGTGGCCTGGTACTTACCGTTCTAGGAGAAGCAGCCAACTTTGTCTCCTATGCCTTTGCACCTTTATCTCTAATAGCTCCATTGAATGCAGTGTCTGTCATAG CAAGTTCAATCTTAGGTTTCATTTTcctgagagagaaatggaagCCAAAGGAATTTTTAA AGCGATACGTTTTGTCTTTCCTTGGATGTATCTTGACGGTAGCCGGGACCTACCTCTTTGCCACGTTCGGACCCAACTATCACCAGAAACTTACTGCAGAGAACATAGTGAAACAGGTCGTAGGATGGCCCTTCCTCTTGTATGTG TTCCTGGAGATTATTGCCTTCTGTCTTCTGCTGTACTTCTACAAGCAGCGCAATGCTAATCACCTTGTTGTCATTCTCCTGCTGGTGGCGCTGCTCG GTTCTGTGACTGTGATCACAGTGAAAGCAGTGGCAGGCATGCTGGTCCTCAGCGTCCAGGGCACCATGCAGCTCAACTACCCCATCTTCTACGTCATGTTTGTCTGCATGGTTACCACTGTGGTCTTCCAGGCTAC GTTTCTCTCCCAGGCTACTCACCTGTACGACTCCTCCATGATAGCCTGTGTGAACTACATCTTATCCACATCCTTTGCAATTGTCGCAG GAGCCATATTTTACCTGGAGTTTAATCACGAAGACATTCTTCACATCTGCATGTTTCTGTTGGG ATGTTTCTCTTGTTTCCTGGGAGTCTTCCTGATTACCAAGAACAGGAAAAGGCTAAAGGCCTTTGAACCCTATGTGACAATGGACATGTCGCAAGGTAATGAAG GTATTCCCACCATTCACGACAAGGGCTGGCGAGCAGTGCAGCCGGACTATAACGGTTCCTTTTCCTACGGTGCCCTGGTTAACAATGACAGCGTGGCGCCCGCCACTCTACCAGAGCTGGATCATGACCAGCTGGCAGTCACACCCAGTCCCACCGCTGCCCCCTATAGTTCGGCTGACCTGAAGAACGACTGA
- the nipal3 gene encoding NIPA-like protein 3 isoform X2 — MAGVEYTAVGGDSYTENLIGTLLAIFGNLLVSISVSIQKYSHVTLAGTKDPRAFYRTKTWWCGLVLTVLGEAANFVSYAFAPLSLIAPLNAVSVIASSILGFIFLREKWKPKEFLKRYVLSFLGCILTVAGTYLFATFGPNYHQKLTAENIVKQVVGWPFLLYVFLEIIAFCLLLYFYKQRNANHLVVILLLVALLGSVTVITVKAVAGMLVLSVQGTMQLNYPIFYVMFVCMVTTVVFQATFLSQATHLYDSSMIACVNYILSTSFAIVAGAIFYLEFNHEDILHICMFLLGCFSCFLGVFLITKNRKRLKAFEPYVTMDMSQGIPTIHDKGWRAVQPDYNGSFSYGALVNNDSVAPATLPELDHDQLAVTPSPTAAPYSSADLKND; from the exons ATGGCAGGAGTAGAATATACTGCAGTCGGCGGCGATTCCTATACG GAAAACCTAATTGGAACCTTGCTGGCCATTTTTGGTAATTTGCTTGTCAGCATCTCTGTAAGCATTCAG AAATACAGCCATGTAACATTAGCAGGGACCAAGGACCCCCGTGCCTTCTACCGAACCAAAACATGGTGGTGTGGCCTGGTACTTACCGTTCTAGGAGAAGCAGCCAACTTTGTCTCCTATGCCTTTGCACCTTTATCTCTAATAGCTCCATTGAATGCAGTGTCTGTCATAG CAAGTTCAATCTTAGGTTTCATTTTcctgagagagaaatggaagCCAAAGGAATTTTTAA AGCGATACGTTTTGTCTTTCCTTGGATGTATCTTGACGGTAGCCGGGACCTACCTCTTTGCCACGTTCGGACCCAACTATCACCAGAAACTTACTGCAGAGAACATAGTGAAACAGGTCGTAGGATGGCCCTTCCTCTTGTATGTG TTCCTGGAGATTATTGCCTTCTGTCTTCTGCTGTACTTCTACAAGCAGCGCAATGCTAATCACCTTGTTGTCATTCTCCTGCTGGTGGCGCTGCTCG GTTCTGTGACTGTGATCACAGTGAAAGCAGTGGCAGGCATGCTGGTCCTCAGCGTCCAGGGCACCATGCAGCTCAACTACCCCATCTTCTACGTCATGTTTGTCTGCATGGTTACCACTGTGGTCTTCCAGGCTAC GTTTCTCTCCCAGGCTACTCACCTGTACGACTCCTCCATGATAGCCTGTGTGAACTACATCTTATCCACATCCTTTGCAATTGTCGCAG GAGCCATATTTTACCTGGAGTTTAATCACGAAGACATTCTTCACATCTGCATGTTTCTGTTGGG ATGTTTCTCTTGTTTCCTGGGAGTCTTCCTGATTACCAAGAACAGGAAAAGGCTAAAGGCCTTTGAACCCTATGTGACAATGGACATGTCGCAAG GTATTCCCACCATTCACGACAAGGGCTGGCGAGCAGTGCAGCCGGACTATAACGGTTCCTTTTCCTACGGTGCCCTGGTTAACAATGACAGCGTGGCGCCCGCCACTCTACCAGAGCTGGATCATGACCAGCTGGCAGTCACACCCAGTCCCACCGCTGCCCCCTATAGTTCGGCTGACCTGAAGAACGACTGA